A stretch of the Lactuca sativa cultivar Salinas chromosome 9, Lsat_Salinas_v11, whole genome shotgun sequence genome encodes the following:
- the LOC111884539 gene encoding stress-related protein, with protein MAENDVPVTNQQPQVQSEQERLKYLEFVQVAVVHAVVYASRAYGYAKDNSGPLKPSVETIESTLKTVVGPAYDKFQDVPVDVLKRVDRKVDESVTIIDSRVPPLLKEVKTAGVVETASGLAKTAYTKLEPTAKGIYVKYEPVAEQYAASAWHSLNQLPLFPKVAEVVVPKAAYYSEKYNQTVQQTAEKGYKVSSYLPLVPTERIAKVFNPTD; from the exons ATGGCCGAAAACGATGTTCCTGTTACTAATCAACAACCACAG GTTCAAAGCGAACAAGAGAGATTGAAGTATCTTGAATTTGTGCAAGTGGCAGTTGTCCATGCAGTTGTTTATGCATCAAGGGCGTATGGGTATGCGAAGGACAACTCTGGTCCCCTGAAACCTAGCGTGGAGACAATAGAAAGTACTCTAAAGACTGTTGTTGGACCTGCTTATGATAAGTTTCAAGATGTCCCTGTTGATGTCCTGAAGCGTGTTGATCGTAAG GTTGATGAGTCGGTGACCATAATCGACAGCCGGGTGCCGCCTTTGTTGAAGGAGGTGAAGACCGCCGGAGTGGTGGAGACCGCCTCCGGGCTAGCGAAAACCGCGTACACGAAGCTGGAGCCGACGGCAAAAGGGATTTACGTAAAATACGAACCGGTTGCAGAGCAATATGCTGCATCAGCTTGGCACTCTTTGAATCAGCTTCCACTTTTCCCTAAAGTGGCTGAAGTGGTTGTACCAAAAGCGGCTTACTATTCTGAAAAGTACAACCAAACTGTGCAGCAAACAGCTGAGAAAGGGTACAAGGTTTCTTCTTATCTTCCATTGGTGCCCACTGAGAGGATTGCCAAGGTGTTCAACCCTACTGATTGA